One genomic window of Luteitalea pratensis includes the following:
- a CDS encoding response regulator, with protein MSTWDEEFRQLQAEFLRGGPDRLVDIDETLERLDRGTAATLADLKRHFHKLAGAGATYQRPHISTLAREAERRCDELIKGHHQPSSDDVGRWRDIRHRLTALFDEGIATTVLTEPESATAATGGSAGESSRSALDVLLVDENQETRRLLASVLQHEGIPVREAGTCAEAKALIDTRLPDGLLVDVRLPDGSGYGIVEYARQKPDGDHAAILMLSAAGDFLDLAEAIHAGADACYTKPAEIEAAHRKLLQMLERSQAEIPRILVVEDDEFHAAFARTVLESAGYQVDVCSAPRTFTEHMATFHPELLLMDVNLPEVSGYDLARLVRQQEQHAALPIIFLTSEAEMESRIRAAKAGGDEHLTKPVHPALLASAVGARLERARFLKSLLHRDGLTRLLTHASFMEQVQQVIDRRARSTPGSASLVLLDVDHFKRVNDTYGHQAGDRVLATLAASLRQHLRRTDIIGRYGGEEFGVLLDHLPIDDAQRLITRLLNEFAALDHTAGEHQHFRVTFSAGIAPYREGLERHAWIEAADLTLYAAKKSGRNRVLVAP; from the coding sequence ATGAGCACCTGGGACGAAGAGTTTCGCCAGCTTCAGGCGGAGTTCCTGAGGGGCGGCCCCGACCGTCTCGTCGACATCGACGAGACGCTTGAGCGCCTCGATCGCGGCACGGCAGCGACGCTGGCCGACCTGAAGCGCCACTTCCACAAGCTCGCCGGCGCCGGCGCCACCTACCAGCGGCCCCACATCAGCACCCTTGCCCGCGAGGCCGAACGTCGCTGCGACGAATTGATCAAGGGCCACCACCAGCCATCGAGCGACGACGTGGGCCGCTGGCGCGATATCCGTCACCGGCTGACGGCGCTGTTCGACGAAGGCATTGCCACGACCGTGCTCACCGAGCCGGAGTCGGCGACGGCGGCGACCGGTGGCTCGGCGGGGGAGAGTTCGCGCAGTGCGCTCGACGTCCTGCTCGTCGACGAGAACCAGGAGACCCGGCGCCTGCTCGCCTCGGTGCTCCAGCACGAGGGCATTCCGGTCCGTGAGGCCGGGACCTGCGCCGAGGCGAAGGCGCTCATCGACACGCGCCTGCCCGACGGATTGCTTGTCGACGTGCGTCTTCCCGACGGCTCCGGCTACGGCATCGTCGAGTACGCACGGCAGAAACCGGACGGCGATCACGCTGCCATCCTGATGCTGAGCGCCGCCGGTGACTTCCTCGACCTTGCCGAAGCCATCCACGCCGGCGCCGACGCCTGCTACACCAAGCCTGCCGAGATCGAGGCCGCGCACAGGAAACTGCTGCAGATGCTGGAGCGATCGCAGGCCGAGATCCCGCGCATCCTCGTGGTGGAAGACGACGAGTTCCACGCTGCGTTCGCGCGGACGGTGCTCGAATCGGCCGGGTACCAGGTGGACGTCTGCTCGGCGCCGCGCACCTTCACCGAGCACATGGCGACGTTCCACCCCGAACTGTTGTTGATGGACGTGAACCTGCCGGAGGTATCGGGCTACGACCTGGCGCGGTTGGTCCGGCAGCAGGAGCAGCACGCGGCCCTGCCGATCATCTTCCTCACCTCCGAGGCCGAGATGGAATCGCGCATCAGGGCCGCGAAGGCAGGCGGCGACGAGCACCTGACCAAGCCGGTGCACCCGGCCTTGCTGGCCTCTGCAGTCGGCGCCCGCCTCGAGCGCGCGCGGTTTCTCAAGAGCCTGCTTCACCGTGATGGCCTGACCCGGCTACTCACGCACGCCTCGTTTATGGAGCAGGTACAGCAGGTGATCGACCGGCGGGCCCGCTCGACGCCCGGATCGGCGTCGCTGGTGCTGCTCGACGTCGATCACTTCAAGCGCGTCAACGATACGTACGGGCACCAGGCGGGAGACCGTGTCCTGGCGACGCTGGCGGCCTCCCTGCGGCAGCACCTGCGCCGCACCGACATCATCGGCCGCTACGGCGGCGAGGAGTTCGGTGTCCTCCTCGATCACCTGCCGATCGACGACGCGCAGCGCCTGATCACGCGCCTGTTGAACGAATTCGCGGCGCTCGACCACACCGCCGGCGAGCACCAGCACTTCCGCGTCACCTTCAGTGCCGGCATCGCCCCGTACCGCGAGGGCCTCGAGCGGCATGCGTGGATCGAGGCCGCCGACCTGACACTCTACGCCGCGAAAAAATCAGGGCGGAACAGGGTCCTCGTCGCGCCGTAG